In Uranotaenia lowii strain MFRU-FL chromosome 2, ASM2978415v1, whole genome shotgun sequence, one genomic interval encodes:
- the LOC129745915 gene encoding uncharacterized protein LOC129745915, whose amino-acid sequence MISSVTSQQQLSENISSLCRICSAPGSHSLFAKIPPYLHEHPRECGRWKKPIHKLVTEVTGLDISEDDGLPLKICVLCISYLKHAYTFRRQAIDNAAALLAARYIVGTQIDKTKGDDEMVIPTGLVVPTVVRPEVNGVCYRMLNFGRSDNAGKNVPFQKSLDKEVLQQVLISGGNGKSMKKQNNIEEEQRNIYEANQSRNWGASPNTALSDSNGFFSYTEKEFEEDDIMELDALKEVTFNLPEDYKEKKCPSCRKRFMFDESLNEHLKDCLQFKLVKFVREVYHLLFLKENHSISPFEFIRRIVFSIRKSVQIIASYDGGIEEEEEEDNSEVLAVKVEAETPFKIDRSFLRNLEKLRNNYNQEGIKIETPATIELSAQQRDEERASSTTGSASISPVISTITRCEECQVPFETVAELEAHNLNYHCEMPLETFNNLTPMKFTHPPPPLPLNLNIPPPREVGIIRNRLLSPKTPDFSISQQIAIPKEGTPVSTPQFKKVQCSNCKKDFDMMAQLDKHRIRCQKSPAPQSQRESPLDRKRKNLNESYFYQMERLRNQM is encoded by the exons ATGATCAGTAGCGTTACTAGTCAGCAACAGCTTTCCGAAAACATTTCCTCCCTGTGCCGAATTTGTTCCGCACCAGGATCGCACTCACTGTTTGCCAAAATACCGCCGTACCTGCACGAACACCCGAGGGAATGTGGCCGCTGGAAGAAGCCGATCCACAAGCTGGTAACGGAAGTTACCGGATTGGATATTTCCGAGGACGACGGTCTTCCGCTGAAGATTTGTGTGCTGTGTATTTCTTATTTGAAGCATGCCTACACCTTTCGACGGCAGGCTATCGACAATGCGGCTGCCCTTTTGGCTGCAAGGTATATTGTGGGAacccaaattgacaaaaccaaGGGGGATGATGAAATGGTGATCCCTACTGGATTGGTCGTTCCGACTGTTGTCAGACCGGAAGTGAACGGAGTTTGCTACCGGATGTTAAACTTTGGTCGATCCGATAATGCGGGAAAGAATGTTCCTTTCCAGAAAAGTTTGGATAAGGAAGTGTTGCAGCAGGTACTCATCAGTGGCGGAAACGGAAAGTCGATGAAAAAGCAGAACAACATTGAAGAGGAGCAGAGGAATATTTATGAAGCTAATCAGAGCAG gaACTGGGGAGCGTCTCCGAATACGGCTCTATCGGATTCGAATGGCTTCTTTTCCTATACCGAGAAGGAATTCGAAGAAGACGACATCATGGAGCTGGACGCGCTCAAGGAAGTAACGTTCAACCTTCCGGAGGACTACAAGGAGAAAAAATGCCCCTCCTGTCGAAAGCGTTTCATGTTCGACGAATCGTTGAACGAACATCTAAAGGACTGTCTCCAGTTTAAGCTGGTCAAGTTTGTTCGGGAGGTGTACCATTTGCTATTCCTCAAAGAGAATCATTCCATATCACCGTTCGAATTTATTCGACGGATTGTATTTTCGATAAGAAAAAGTGTGCAAATTATTGCTAGTTATGATGGCGGAATCGAGGAGGAGGAAGAAGAAGATAATTCCGAAGTCCTCGCTGTTAAGGTTGAAGCGGAAACTCCGTTCAAAATAGATCGATCCTTTTTGAGAAATCTCGAAAAGCTCCGCAACAATTACAATCAAGAAGGTATTAAAATAGAAACACCTGCCACAATCGAACTGTCAGCACAACAAAGAGATGAAGAAAGAGCATCTTCGACAACCGGATCGGCTTCGATCTCACCTGTTATATCGACCATTACTCGATGTGAAGAATGCCAAGTACCTTTTGAAACGGTCGCCGAACTAGAAGCACACAACCTGAACTATCACTGCGAAATGCCTCTGGAAACGTTCAACAACCTTACTCCGATGAAGTTTACTCATCCTCCACCACCATTGCCACTAAACTTAAACATCCCTCCACCTCGGGAGGTTGGAATCATCCGAAATCGACTGCTCTCCCCCAAAACACCGGACTTCTCAATCAGCCAACAAATAGCCATCCCAAAAGAAGGAACCCCCGTTTCCACGCCACAATTCAAAAAAGTCCAATGCAGCAACTGTAAGAAAGATTTCGACATGATGGCCCAGCTGGACAAGCATCGAATTCGTTGTCAAAAGTCCCCAGCACCGCAATCCCAGCGCGAGAGTCCACTGGATCGCAAACGCAAAAACCTAAACGAAAGCTACTTCTATCAAATGGAACGCTTGCGGAATCAAATGTAA